The Ornithinimicrobium sufpigmenti genome includes the window CGCCCTGGTGGAGGCGATGGAGCCGCTCGGCGGGGTCCCCGCCGGCCTGGCCAGCCGCGACACCCTGCGCACCGAGATGGGCTACGCCCTGCACGGCAACGAGCTGTCCCGCGAGATCACCCCGGTCATGGCCCGCACGGGCTGGGCGGTGGGCTGGAAGAAGGAGCAGTTCTGGGGCAAGGAGGCGCTGCAGGCGCAGCGGGAGGCCAAGGAGAGCCGGCTCTCCGGCGGCCTGCTGGTGACCGGGCGCGGCATACCCCGTCCCGGGTGCGCGGTGCTGGACGCCGACGGCACGCAGATCGGGGAGGTCACCTCCGGCACCTTCAGCCCCACGCTCAAGCAGGGCATCGCCCTGGCCCTGCTCGACCGCGGCGTGGAAGAGGGGACACCGGTCGTCATCGACGTGCGCGGGCGCAAGGTCGAGGCCGTGGTGAAGAAGCCGCCGTTCGTGGAGGGTGGCGCCGCGAGCTGAGGTGAGGGGCCGAGCCCGGACACCTAGGGTGGGTCCCATGAGCGAGAACTACACGTGGAGCTACGCCCGGGCCGACGGCACCGAGATCACCGACCTCGGCCTGGCCTCGACGACCTTCCCCTCGCAGGCCGACGCCGAGGCGTGGCTGTCGCAGGAGTGGGCGACGCTCGCCGACGCGGGGGTCGCCACGGTGACGCTGCAGCGCGACGACGACGTCGTCTACGGCCCGATGAGCCTCTCGCCCGCCGACTGAGGGTCCCCTCCAGGCGGCTGTCCCTCCAGTCCAGTCACACCGCGCGCCGGAAAGTCATGGGTGAGCCGGTTCCTCCCGGCTCACCCATGACGAGCCGGCTCAGGGTGGGACGGCCGGTCACGCTGTGCCGTGGCCCGCACTGCGAGGTGCGCGCCTAGCGGCGACCCAGCTCCGAGCCGCGCTCGACCGCCGCACGCGGGACCCGGCTGCCCCGCATCTGGAAGGAGCGCATCACCAGGTACCAGGCCGAGCCGCGACCCGGCTCGTGGCCGAACTCCTGGACGAAGCGCTTCTTGGTGCGCCTCCACAGCAGCCAGCAGTCGACGATGCCGAAGAGGATGAGGCCGTAGACCGCCAGGAAGGCGCTCATCCGGGCCCACTCGATCGGCAGGAAGGTCATCACCAGCAGGAAGAGCATGATCGGCAGCAGGACCTCGCCGATGTTCCAGCGGCTGTCGACGGCGTCGCGCAGGAAGCGCCGCTCCGGGCCGCGGTCCCGCGGCGGCAGGTAGCGCTCCTCGCCGCGCAGCATCGACTCGCGTGCCTTGGCGCGCTCTTCCCGCACCTTCGCCTTCTGCTCGGCGCTCATCGTCTTCTTGTCGACCACGAGGGGTCGCCGGTTGGCCGCCTCGGCCTCCCTGCGCCTCGGGGTCGGTCGCCCCTTGCCCTGGGGGCGCGAGGCGTCCGCCGACGTCACCCGGTCCCGCGCGGCATACTCCGCAGCAGCCGTGTCGTCGACCTCTGACGTGGCAGTCTTCTTCCCGAAAAGCACCAGCCCAGTGTATGCGGCCCGCGCCGCGCCCCGGTCCGGCGCGTGAGGCTGGCTAGAGTCGGCAGGGTGAACGACAACGCCGCCAGCACCCCTTCCCGCACCTTCGCAGCAGAGCCCCGCACCGCAGAGCCCCGCACCGCAGAGCCCCGCACCGCAGAGCCCCGCACCGCAGAGCTCGCTGCCCGGGTGCGCGAGATGATGCCGGGGATCCGGTCCGACCTGGAGGCGCTGACCCGCATTCCCTCGGTGTCCCTGGACTCCTTCGACCAGAGGCACGTCGAGGACAGCGCCCTGGCCACCGCCGACCTGCTGCGCGCCGAGGGCCTGGAGGTCGAGATCGTCCGCGAGGGTGGCCGCCCGGCGGTGATCGGGCACCTGCCCGGTCCCGAGGGGGCCCCGACCGTGCTGCTCTACGCCCACCACGACGTCCAGCCGCCCGGCGACGACGCCGACTGGGACACGCCGGTCTTCGAGCCGACGCAGGTGGGGGAGCGGCTCTACGCCCGGGGCGTCGCCGACGACAAGGCGGGGGTGATGGCCCACGTCGCCGCGCTGCGTGCGCACGGCGGACGGCCACCTGTGGGGGTCCGGGTCTTCATCGAGGGGGAGGAGGAGGTCGGGTCCGCCTCGCTGCCGACGGTCCTGGAGAGGCACGGCGACCGGCTGGCCGCGGATGCGATCGTCCTGGCCGACTCGCACAACTGGAAGGTCGGCGTGCCCGCGCTGACCACCACCCTGCGCGGGATGGTCCGGGTCGTGGTGGAGGTCCGCGCGCTCGACCACGGGGTGCACAGCGGGATGTACGGCGGCGCGGTCCCCGACGGCCTGACGGCACTGGCCCGCTTGCTCGCGACCCTGCACGACGAGGCGGGTGACGTGGCCGTCCCGGGGCTGATGAGCTCGCAGGCCGCTGACCTGGACTACACCGATGACGACCTGCGGGCCGACTCCGGGCTCGCCGACGGCGTCAGCCCGATCGGCACCGGCTCGATCCTGTCCCGCATGTGGACCAAGCCGGCGATGACCGTGATCGGCATCGACGCGCCCTCGGTCGAGAAGGCGGCCAACCTGCTCACGCCCGTCGGCCGGGCCAAGCTCTCGATGCGCATCCACCCGGCCGAGTCGCCGGAGACGGCATACCTCGCCCTCAAGGCGCACCTGGAGGAGCACGCGCCCTGGGGCTGCCAGGTGAGCGTCACGCTCGACGACGACGGCGCCGGGTTCGCCGCCGACGCCCAGGGACCGGTGTATGACGTGGCCAGGTCCGCCTTCCGCGACGCCTGGGACGGCGTCGAGGCGGTCGACATCGGGGTGGGTGGGTCGATCCCCTTCGTCGCGGCCTTCGCCGAGCGGTTCCCGGACGCGGCGATCCTGGTCACGGGGGTGGAGGACCCCGACACCCGTGCGCACGCCGCCAACGAGAGCCTGCACCTGGGCGAGTTCGAGCGGGTCTGCCTGGCCGAGGCCCTCCTGCTGGACCGTCTCGGGACCGTCGGCAAGGATTGACCCCATGGTTGAAGAGAAGCGTGAGGAGAAGGCCGAGGGCAGCACCGCGCAGGGCAGCTACGTCAGCGGCGAGGGCGGTTATGAGCGCAAGGCCCGCTACATCGAGACCCGGATCACGCGGGACGGAGACGGCCATGGCGATCTTGCTGTGGAGCCGGGGCGCTACCGGCTCGCTGTCTCCCGCGCCTGCCCGTGGGCGCACCGGACGATCCTGGTCCGCCAGCTGCTGGGTCTGGAGGACGTGCTGTCGATGGCCGTGGCCGGGCCGGTGCACGACGAGGACAGCTGGACCTTCGACCTCGACCCGGGCGGTGTCGACCCCGTGCTCGGCATCCCCAGGCTCAAGGACGCCTACGACGCACGGCCCGACGGCTTCCCCGAGTCGGGCGTGACCGTCCCGGCCGTCGTGGACACCACCACGGGACAGGTCGTCACCAACGACTTCCACCAGATCGTCAAGGACCTGGTCACCGAGTGGACCGAGCACCAGCGCCCGGAGGCGCCCGACCTGTGGCCCGAGGACCTGCGCGGGGAGATCGAGGAGGTCTCCGAGCTCGTCTACCACGACGTGAACAACGGGGTCTACAAGTGCGGCTTCGCCGGCACCCAGGAGGCCTACGACCAGGCCTACGACGCGTTGTGGGCGCGGATGGACTGGCTCGAGGAACGGCTGTCGCGGCAGCGTTACCTCGTCGGTGACCGGCTGACCCTGGCCGACGTGCGGCTGTGGCCGACCCTGGTCCGGTTCGACGCGGCCTACCACGGCCACTTCAAGTGCAACCGTCACAAGCTCACCGAGATGCCGGCCCTGTGGGCCTACGCGCGCGACCTGTGGCAGACCCACGACTTCGGCTCCACGGTCAACTTCGAGCACATCAAGGCGCACTACTACGCCACCCACCTGGACATCAACCCCACGGGGGTCGTGCCCAAGGGGCCGGACACCTCGGTCTGGCAGGTGCCGCACGGGCGGGACGGGCTGCGCTAGCGGTCCGGCGTAGCATCGTCCAGCGTGACTGACACCGCCCCGCTCGACGACTCCGCCGGCGACGTCCTCGCCGACTCGACCTCCGCCGCCTCGCTGCAGCGCAGCCTGGCGCGCAGCGCGCAGATCGAGGAGCAGCTGCGCACCGACCCCGGCCAGTTCCGGATGCTGACGGGTGACCGGCCGACCGGGCACCTGCACCTGGGGCACTACTTCGGCAGCCTGCGCAACCGGGTCGCGCTGCAGGACCTGGGCGTGAACACCTTCGTGCTCATCGCCGACTACCAGGTCATCACCGACCGGGACGGCGTCGACCTGATCCAGGAGCGGGTGCTCTCCCTCGTCGCCGACTACCTGGCGACCGGGATCGACCCCGCCCGCACGACGATCTTCGCGCACTCCCAGATCCCGGCGTTGAACCAGCTGATGCTGCCGTTCCTGTCGCTCGTCACCGACAGCGAGCTGCGCCGCAACCCGACGGTCAAGGCCGAGCAGGACGCCACGGGTGGCCGGCCGATGAGCGGGCTGATGCTCACCTACCCGGTGCACCAGGCGGCCGACATCCTCTTCTGCAAGGCCAACGTCGTGCCCGTCGGCAAGGACCAGCTGCCGCACCTGGAGCAGACGCGGGTCATCGCCCGCCGCTTCGACGAGCGCTACGGCCGGGCCGGGGACCGCAGCGCGCCGGTCTTCCCCGCTCCTGACGCCCTGCTCTCGGAGGTCCCCCACCTGCTGGGCACCGACGGGCAGAAGATGAGCAAGTCGCGGGGCAACACCATCGAGCTGCGGATGTCGGCCGATGACACGGCCAAGGTGCTCAAGAAGGCGGTCACCGACTCCGAGCGGCGCATCACCTTCGACCCGGTGGGCCGCCCGGAGGTCTCCAACCTCGTCCAGCTCGCCGCCCTGACCACCGGCCGCGACCCCCAGGCCATCGCCGAGGAGATCGGCGACGGCGGCTCAGGGACCCTGAAGAAGCTGGTGACGGAGGCCGTCAACGAGTACTTCGCGCCGCTGCGGGCCCGCCGGGCCGAGCTGGCGGCCGACCCGGCCCAGCTGCGCCGCGTCCTGGCGGAGGGCAACGCGCGCGCCGGCGAGGTGGCCGAGAGCACGCTGGCCGAGGTGCGCGAGGCCATGCAGATGGTCTACGGCTGAGCAGGTCAACCGCATGAGCGCCAGCGCCACCCCTGCCGCAGGCCCCCGCGTGGTCGTGGTCGTCGACCGTAGCGGGGAGCGGCTGACGGCCGACGCCGCTGCCGGAGTGGCCCGCGGCTGGGCCCGCACTGCACCGCACACCACGGTGGAGGCGTACGACTGTCACGACGGCGGGGCAGGTCTGACCGCGGTCGTGGCCGGACGACTCGGGGCCACGGTGCACCCCGTCGTGGTGCCGGGCCCGGCCGGGGTAGAGGTGCCCGCCGCGGTGGCCGTCGTGCCGACGGCCGATCCGTCCGGTGCGGCCGACCCGGCCGACCGGGGTGACCTGGCCGACCGCGGTGACCGGGATCCCGCGGCCGGCGGCACGGCATACCTCGACACGGCGCAGGTGGCGGGACGCCACCTGGTGCCGCAGGAGCGCCTGGCCGACCCCGAGGGGCTGTCCAGCGCGGGCGTGGGCCGCCTGCTGCGGCATGCCCGCGACCTGGGCGTGGACCGGATCGTCGTGGGGGTCGGTCCGCTGGCCACCCACGACGGCGGCGTCGGGCTGCTCCGCGAGCTCGGTGCCGGCGCCGACCTGACGAACCTCCCTGCGGTCCGGGACGAGTGGGCCGGCACCCGGCTGGTGCTGGTGACGACCACCGAGTCGCCGCTGCTGGGCTTCCAGGGAGCCAGCGCCGGCCTCGGCGACCACGGCGTGCCCCCCGAGGTCACCCAGCGCCTGGAGCTGCGGATGGGGGATCTCACCGACCGGGTGAACGCCGTCCTGCCGCCCTCGCGCGATCTGCTCACCGGACTGCCGCGCCGCCCGGAACGGGAGCCCGGCTCGGGGGCCGGGGGAGGGCTGGGCTACGCCCTGCAGCTCATCGGGGCCCGCACCGACGACGGGGCCCGCTTCCTGCTGGACGAGCTCGGCATCCGCCCACGGCTGGCGGGGTCGCTGCTGGTTCTGGTCACCGACCGGTATGACTACACCACCGTCCACGACGGCGTGGTCGCGCAGACCGCGCGTGCCGCACTGGAGTCCGCGACGCCCACCGTGGTGCTGGCCCGGCAGGTCGCGGTCGGGCGCCGTGAGGGGATGAGCCTGGGGGTCAGCGGCGCGTACGAGCTGCGCGAGGGGGAGGACCTCGCCGCCCTGGCCGCCAGGGTCGCCCGGACGTGGACACCGGCCAGGTGAGCGGTTCCGGTGCGCCCGCGTGGACGACCGTCGGGGAAGGCCTGCGTGGAAGACCGGCGGGGAAGCCGTGGGGAGCAGGCCCGCATGCCGGGCCGCCGTGACTGACGTGGTGGCGTAGCCTGAGATCCGGGAACAGCACGTCTACCCCCAGCGTTGACCGCGTTGACGCACGAGCACCGACACCCCTTGCGAGAGGACCCCGAGCATGACCGACATCCAGAGCACCGCGACCCACGGAGTGCAGCTGAGCGACGTCGCCGCCGAGAAGGTCAGGAGCCTGCTCGCGCAGGAGGGCCGCGACGACCTTCGGCTGCGCATCGGCGTGCAGCCGGGTGGCTGCTCCGGCCTGATCTACCAGCTCTACTTCGACGAGCGCAGCCTCGACGGCGACCTGGTGGCCGAGTTCGGTGGCGTCGAGGTCGTCGTGGACCGGATGAGCGCCCCCTACCTGGACGGCGCCTCCATCGACTTCGCCGACACCATCGAGAAGCAGGGCTTCACCATCGACAACCCCAACGCGGGCTCCTCCTGCGCCTGCGGCGACAGCTTCGGGTGACCGGTGACTCGCGAACGCAGCGAGCCTGATTCACCGGAACAGGTAGTGCGCGCGAGCGAAGCCAGCACGTAGCAGTTCAGTGAGCCGTTCACACAGAGTCCCGGTGCCGCCTACGGCACCGGGACTCTCTGCGTGGACACTGTGAGGTATGCCGATCGAGCCGCCCCGCACCTCCTGGCGCCTGAGCACGGGGGGCGCCCGGCCCGGTGAGGACCTGGTCGGCATCGGGGCCGACCTCGCGCCCGGCACGGTGCTGGAGGCGTACCGGGAAGGGATCTTCCCGATGGGGGTCGGCGTGGGCGGTGGTCCACCCCTGGGCTGGTGGTCGCCTGACCCGCGGGGGATCTTCCTGCCCGGTGACCTGCACGTCAGCCGCTCGCTGCGCCGCTCCGTCGGCCGGTTCGAGGCCACGGTCGACACCGCCTTCCGGGACGTGGTCGAGGCCTGCGCCGACCCGAGCAGGGACGGGGCCTGGATCACCCCGGAGATCGTCGAGTCCTACGTCGAGCTGCACCGGCTCGGGTGGGCGCACTCCGTCGAGGTCTGGGCGGAGGGGGTGCTGGTCGGCGGCCTGTACGGCCTGGCCATCGGTCGCCTGTTCGCCGCGGAGTCCAAGTTCCACCGCGCCACCGACGCCTCCAAGGTGGCTCTCGTCCGCCTCGTCGAGGTCCTCTCCGAGGACGGCGAGCCCTGGGTGCTGGACGTCCAGTGGAGCACCCCCCACCTGGCCCGTCTAGGGGTGCGGGAGGTGGACCGCAGCACCTACCTTGACCTGGTACGGAGGGTGCGGTCGCGGCTCCTGCCGAGCCGGTGGCGCGCCGGGCCCACCTGAGGGGGCCCCGCGTGCGAGAATCGAGCAGTGCTGAAGGTATGGTTCTGCACAGTCATGCCCGGGAGCCCGAGAAGTGTGAGGTGTATCAGTGCGACGGCTTGAGCAGACACAGCGTCGTCCGGTCGGCAGGCGGTGGGGACTGGCCGCGGCGGCCGTGCCCGCCGCGCTGCTTCTGTCCGGTTGCGTCGAGGACATTCGAGCGGGCTTCCTGCCCGAGCCCATCACGAGCGAGGGCTCCGAGTACCTGACCTTCTGGAACGGCACCTGGATCGCGGCGTGGGCGATCGGCATCTTCATGTGGGGCCTCATCTTCTGGTGCGTCATCGCCTACCGCCGCAAGAGCGAGGACGAGATCCCCACCCAGTTCCGCTACCACGTGCCCTTCGAGATCCTCTACACCGCGGTCCCGATCCTGCTGGTCATGACGCTGTTCGGGCAGACCGTCAAGGTCGAGAACACGCTCCTGCACATCGACGAGGACCCCGACGTGGTCGTCAACGTGGCGGGCAAGAAGTGGAGCTGGGACTTCAACTACCTCAACGAGGACGTCTACGAGACCGGCGTGCAGGCCTACACCCTCAACGAGGGCCGCGAGGGGGTCCCGGAGACGCTGCCCACCCTGGTGCTGCCGGTCGACAGCCGGGTGGAGTTCGTGCTCACCTCCCGTGACGTCATCCACTCCTTCTGGGTCCCGCAGTTCCTCATCAAGCTGGACATGATCCCTGGCCGGGTCAACATCTTCCAGGTCACCACCACCGAGGAAGGCACCTTCCACGGCAAGTGCGCCGAGCTGTGCGGCACCTACCACGCCGAGATGCTCTTCAACGTCTCCGTCGTCTCCCAGGAGGAGTACGACGCCCACATCGAGTCCCTGCGCGAGGCGGGCCAGACCGGCCGGCTGGGTCCCGAGCTCGACCAGTACGAGCTGCAGAGCGACCAGGACGACCCTCTGCGCGGAAGGAGCGGTAACTGATGGCGACGACCCTCAGCACCCCGGAGGAGACGCGGAGTCCGCAGCCCCGGCGTGGCGCCGAGCGCAGCTCGTTCGTGCGCAACGCGGTGCGGATCCTCACCTCCACCGACCACAAGGTCATCGGCAACCTCTACTTCGTCACCACGATGGCGTGGTTCATGGTCGGCGGCCTGATGGCGCTGGTGATCCGGGCCGAGCTGTACACCCCCGGCCTGCAGGTGGTGGACAACCCCGAGATCTACAACCAGATGTTCACCATGCACGGCACGATCATGCTGCTGATGTTCGCGACGCCGCTGTTCGCGGGCTTCGCCAACGCCATCGTGCCGCTGCAGATCGGGGCGCCCGATGTGGCCTTCCCCCGGCTGAACATGCTCGCCTTCTGGTTCTTCTTCTTCGGCAGCCTCATCGCGGTCGGGGGCTTCCTGACCCCCGACGGTGCCGCAGGCTTCGGCTGGACCGCCTACCAGCCGCTGGCC containing:
- a CDS encoding DUF3043 domain-containing protein, which produces MLFGKKTATSEVDDTAAAEYAARDRVTSADASRPQGKGRPTPRRREAEAANRRPLVVDKKTMSAEQKAKVREERAKARESMLRGEERYLPPRDRGPERRFLRDAVDSRWNIGEVLLPIMLFLLVMTFLPIEWARMSAFLAVYGLILFGIVDCWLLWRRTKKRFVQEFGHEPGRGSAWYLVMRSFQMRGSRVPRAAVERGSELGRR
- a CDS encoding dipeptidase — translated: MMPGIRSDLEALTRIPSVSLDSFDQRHVEDSALATADLLRAEGLEVEIVREGGRPAVIGHLPGPEGAPTVLLYAHHDVQPPGDDADWDTPVFEPTQVGERLYARGVADDKAGVMAHVAALRAHGGRPPVGVRVFIEGEEEVGSASLPTVLERHGDRLAADAIVLADSHNWKVGVPALTTTLRGMVRVVVEVRALDHGVHSGMYGGAVPDGLTALARLLATLHDEAGDVAVPGLMSSQAADLDYTDDDLRADSGLADGVSPIGTGSILSRMWTKPAMTVIGIDAPSVEKAANLLTPVGRAKLSMRIHPAESPETAYLALKAHLEEHAPWGCQVSVTLDDDGAGFAADAQGPVYDVARSAFRDAWDGVEAVDIGVGGSIPFVAAFAERFPDAAILVTGVEDPDTRAHAANESLHLGEFERVCLAEALLLDRLGTVGKD
- a CDS encoding glutathione S-transferase family protein, which codes for MVEEKREEKAEGSTAQGSYVSGEGGYERKARYIETRITRDGDGHGDLAVEPGRYRLAVSRACPWAHRTILVRQLLGLEDVLSMAVAGPVHDEDSWTFDLDPGGVDPVLGIPRLKDAYDARPDGFPESGVTVPAVVDTTTGQVVTNDFHQIVKDLVTEWTEHQRPEAPDLWPEDLRGEIEEVSELVYHDVNNGVYKCGFAGTQEAYDQAYDALWARMDWLEERLSRQRYLVGDRLTLADVRLWPTLVRFDAAYHGHFKCNRHKLTEMPALWAYARDLWQTHDFGSTVNFEHIKAHYYATHLDINPTGVVPKGPDTSVWQVPHGRDGLR
- the trpS gene encoding tryptophan--tRNA ligase, producing the protein MTDTAPLDDSAGDVLADSTSAASLQRSLARSAQIEEQLRTDPGQFRMLTGDRPTGHLHLGHYFGSLRNRVALQDLGVNTFVLIADYQVITDRDGVDLIQERVLSLVADYLATGIDPARTTIFAHSQIPALNQLMLPFLSLVTDSELRRNPTVKAEQDATGGRPMSGLMLTYPVHQAADILFCKANVVPVGKDQLPHLEQTRVIARRFDERYGRAGDRSAPVFPAPDALLSEVPHLLGTDGQKMSKSRGNTIELRMSADDTAKVLKKAVTDSERRITFDPVGRPEVSNLVQLAALTTGRDPQAIAEEIGDGGSGTLKKLVTEAVNEYFAPLRARRAELAADPAQLRRVLAEGNARAGEVAESTLAEVREAMQMVYG
- a CDS encoding glycerate kinase, producing the protein MSASATPAAGPRVVVVVDRSGERLTADAAAGVARGWARTAPHTTVEAYDCHDGGAGLTAVVAGRLGATVHPVVVPGPAGVEVPAAVAVVPTADPSGAADPADRGDLADRGDRDPAAGGTAYLDTAQVAGRHLVPQERLADPEGLSSAGVGRLLRHARDLGVDRIVVGVGPLATHDGGVGLLRELGAGADLTNLPAVRDEWAGTRLVLVTTTESPLLGFQGASAGLGDHGVPPEVTQRLELRMGDLTDRVNAVLPPSRDLLTGLPRRPEREPGSGAGGGLGYALQLIGARTDDGARFLLDELGIRPRLAGSLLVLVTDRYDYTTVHDGVVAQTARAALESATPTVVLARQVAVGRREGMSLGVSGAYELREGEDLAALAARVARTWTPAR
- a CDS encoding HesB/IscA family protein, which encodes MTDIQSTATHGVQLSDVAAEKVRSLLAQEGRDDLRLRIGVQPGGCSGLIYQLYFDERSLDGDLVAEFGGVEVVVDRMSAPYLDGASIDFADTIEKQGFTIDNPNAGSSCACGDSFG
- the aat gene encoding leucyl/phenylalanyl-tRNA--protein transferase, producing MPIEPPRTSWRLSTGGARPGEDLVGIGADLAPGTVLEAYREGIFPMGVGVGGGPPLGWWSPDPRGIFLPGDLHVSRSLRRSVGRFEATVDTAFRDVVEACADPSRDGAWITPEIVESYVELHRLGWAHSVEVWAEGVLVGGLYGLAIGRLFAAESKFHRATDASKVALVRLVEVLSEDGEPWVLDVQWSTPHLARLGVREVDRSTYLDLVRRVRSRLLPSRWRAGPT
- the coxB gene encoding aa3-type cytochrome oxidase subunit II, whose translation is MRRLEQTQRRPVGRRWGLAAAAVPAALLLSGCVEDIRAGFLPEPITSEGSEYLTFWNGTWIAAWAIGIFMWGLIFWCVIAYRRKSEDEIPTQFRYHVPFEILYTAVPILLVMTLFGQTVKVENTLLHIDEDPDVVVNVAGKKWSWDFNYLNEDVYETGVQAYTLNEGREGVPETLPTLVLPVDSRVEFVLTSRDVIHSFWVPQFLIKLDMIPGRVNIFQVTTTEEGTFHGKCAELCGTYHAEMLFNVSVVSQEEYDAHIESLREAGQTGRLGPELDQYELQSDQDDPLRGRSGN